A single Alteribacter lacisalsi DNA region contains:
- a CDS encoding tryptophan 2,3-dioxygenase family protein, producing MAKTDYEKYINTDELLALQVTEDEASCDEEMTFQVIHQISELHFKLIIQYIHQADTYMREGGVERAVEKLNRVNMHLEHLPAVFDMVKVISPRDYHTIRLALGRGSGQDSPGFNEILRLGPTLWEPFEALIKKENLSLLELHENKSSYFALFQLMQTLTRFDECFQSFRHQHIQLVRRMIGLNTKSLKGVPAQMLERGAKFEFYPHLWQAISDLTDATGTSYDPKPLADKNK from the coding sequence ATGGCGAAGACAGATTACGAGAAATACATCAATACGGACGAACTGCTGGCACTGCAGGTGACAGAGGACGAGGCCAGCTGTGATGAGGAAATGACGTTTCAGGTGATACATCAGATTTCCGAGCTGCATTTTAAGCTGATTATCCAATACATTCATCAGGCGGATACGTACATGCGTGAAGGTGGAGTGGAACGGGCAGTGGAAAAACTGAACCGGGTTAACATGCACCTTGAGCATCTTCCGGCCGTTTTTGACATGGTAAAGGTCATCAGCCCGAGAGATTATCATACGATCCGCCTCGCTCTCGGACGGGGCAGCGGCCAGGACTCTCCTGGATTTAACGAAATCCTCCGTCTTGGTCCGACACTGTGGGAGCCGTTCGAAGCGCTGATCAAAAAGGAGAATCTCTCACTGCTGGAGCTGCATGAAAATAAAAGCAGTTACTTTGCTCTATTTCAGCTGATGCAGACGCTCACACGTTTTGATGAATGCTTCCAGTCGTTCCGGCACCAGCACATCCAGCTCGTACGCCGGATGATCGGTCTCAATACGAAAAGCCTCAAAGGGGTTCCTGCCCAGATGCTTGAACGTGGAGCCAAGTTTGAATTTTATCCTCATCTCTGGCAGGCGATCAGTGACCTGACCGATGCGACAGGAACAAGCTACGATCCCAAGCCGCTGGCGGATAAGAACAAATAG